A window of the Nitrosopumilus ureiphilus genome harbors these coding sequences:
- a CDS encoding D-2-hydroxyacid dehydrogenase, protein MGFDDSVLICDEVDPILNKILQDNGLKISYEPEITPEQIVEKISNFNIVIVRSRTTITKEMIEKADNCKIIARVGVGLDNVDQEAAKTKNIRVINAVEGAMNAVAELVLGLMLSLARQTTRGDRAIRNGQWLKKELKGTELRGKYLGIIGLGNIGKRLGRLARALNMNIIGYDVIPIDEEFSKEVGLMKADLDTLLQSSDYISIHVPLLDSTHHLLDAQKMSTMKKTAKIINTSRGGVVDEDALYNALKNGTLGGAALDVFEKEPAIGNKLAELDNVILTPHIGAQTKEAQSLAANVIAEKIIQILRGVI, encoded by the coding sequence ATGGGATTTGACGATTCAGTATTGATATGTGATGAAGTAGATCCTATTTTGAATAAAATTTTACAAGATAATGGACTCAAAATATCTTATGAACCAGAGATTACTCCTGAACAAATCGTAGAAAAAATTTCAAATTTCAATATTGTAATTGTTAGAAGCAGAACTACCATCACAAAAGAGATGATCGAAAAAGCAGATAATTGTAAAATTATCGCACGTGTTGGAGTTGGACTTGATAATGTAGATCAAGAAGCTGCCAAAACAAAAAACATTCGTGTAATTAATGCAGTAGAAGGAGCAATGAATGCAGTAGCTGAATTGGTCTTGGGTTTGATGCTTTCTCTTGCAAGACAAACAACAAGAGGTGATAGAGCAATTCGAAATGGACAATGGCTCAAAAAAGAACTCAAGGGAACCGAACTGAGAGGTAAATATCTGGGAATAATTGGTTTAGGAAATATTGGAAAAAGATTGGGACGACTTGCACGTGCACTAAACATGAATATCATTGGATATGATGTAATTCCAATTGATGAAGAGTTTTCAAAAGAAGTGGGGTTGATGAAAGCTGACTTGGATACTCTTTTACAAAGTTCTGATTATATCTCAATTCATGTTCCATTGTTGGATTCTACACATCATCTTTTAGATGCACAAAAAATGTCAACAATGAAAAAGACTGCAAAAATCATCAATACTTCTAGAGGGGGTGTTGTAGATGAGGATGCACTGTATAATGCTCTCAAAAATGGAACGCTAGGTGGTGCAGCATTAGATGTATTTGAAAAAGAGCCTGCAATCGGAAATAAATTGGCAGAATTAGATAATGTAATCTTGACGCCCCATATTGGTGCTCAAACAAAAGAGGCGCAATCTTTGGCTGCAAATGTTATTGCTGAAAAAATTATTCAGATTCTTCGTGGCGTCATCTAG